One Apteryx mantelli isolate bAptMan1 chromosome Z, bAptMan1.hap1, whole genome shotgun sequence genomic window, gtcgcggtccgcgggagtgacgggaaagaatcatacgcattcacagaatgcaggttcaattccatctttattcagcaatttgcccattttataagtacaggtattcggcgctctggcccttgatttgtggttcatacagattatgtcacagggagccaatcattgcaccgatcacgcacgcagcggtcatgccttgtaccttgctgcttgtttagcaaagctgtctagcccttaaccttggttcccactggcttctgctagtttatctgtactttctcaggatgtatcattcccagctgcaccagtgtccttggtaaactactttaaagcacatagcagcggctacagcctgaggcctaaggcttcagcaaatttagctactcatgctaagcaagttgtgctaagcaactaatcctaaacagtgtagttccaacaatctatatttcatatagattgttgttctgaagtaccgcaagggccccaacaattgACACTACTGAGGCAGTGAACAACTACAGAGCAAAGGCAGGTCCTATAACAAGCAGCTGGAACTACTTATATCATCTACATGCATTTCAGTTTTGGCTTTAATTGCCCAGACATTTGTCCTCAGAATGCCAGCAGCACTAACCTAAGCAAAAGGCACAATCAAGTTAACAAGAAGTGTTCGGCATTTAACAGTAAGTGGAGCATAGTCTTCAGTGTGTGGTGGAACAGGGAAAACCGAGACCCTTTCAGGCTACACAGTTACCACTGTGTAACCCTACAAGAGATCAGAATATTTAATCAGCTTCCAGAAAACTTCAGTTTTCAAGAAAACAATTGGTAAGCCATAGTATCAAGTAACAGAGCTCACATTCAGATTATATGTGCTACCTCTCACTCTATTCCTTGCATCgccatttcttccattttcttattCTCCTCCACTGAGGACAGTACTTTCTCATTCACACAACATTTCTTGCTTTTGTCTTCTCCCATAGTCTTGCCTCCTCTCATAAGCAGATGCATAAAAGAAGTTGAGAGCTCCATTTAACTAAGCATAACAAGATGTAGTGCATCTAAAGCACAAAGACGACCAACTTGCAGTTTAGAACGTCTCAATATCTGTAAAGCACTTAGCACAGCAAGGCTAAGCACAAAAAGCCTTAAGACTTGAAAAATACACAAATGTGCTACATAAACAATTAATGGGGCCTCCATATATTACCTAACACATGAAGGTTTCAGCCCTGGTCAGAAACATTACTgttgtgaaaataaatatatgattAACTTGCTATTGAAAGTATTCACACCTCTGGAAGTTGCTTTGGTACACGGATCTGGAGGTGCGGGTGATCATCTATCTGAAATCGCACAGGATCGACTCTACCTTTTCGATGTCCATGAACAACAACTTCCTCACCGTGATGCCAGTAATAATTAACCTCAGGATTTAAGTCTGAAACAGAAAATGGGGGCAGGGTCATCCATTTGTGTATAAAACTGTCCCAATTCCTGCTCTGTAGGTGCAGTAAAACTGATCACAATCTTTTTGCATCCCatgagttttaaaaataagaatgagCAGAAATACTAGTGATGTTTAGAACAACCCAGCTCCACCAGTGACACTGCTGCAGGGTTCACAGACCAGCCCCACCGCCCAGggcccctctcctctcccaccccccgCCCCAGCTCCGCACCAAGGGAGGAGGCAGCCAGCAGCGGGTTGCGACCGCACAAAAGGGCGGCAAGGGAGGAGATAAGCTGCGTGAGGAACGGGCCGGGCGTGTGGTCCTGATCACGGTAGAGGAACGGCCGCTTCTTGTTCTGGTAGAAGCTCTCCTGCAAGAGCGCGTCGCAGGCGAGGGAGCGCAGCTCGTCCAGATCCAGGTCCGGGGCCGCTTCCGCCGCGGcctccggcgccgccgcccccggggctctcgcggccgctcccgccgcgggctccggcgccgccgcccccggctccgGGGCTCTCGCGGCCTCCGGCGCCGCCCTcgggggcagccccggcacgAAGACGGTCTTGGTGAAGCTCTGGTACCAGCGGTCGGCGTTGATGGCGAAGGTCTGCGGGTAAACCATGTACTTGGGCCGCTGAAGCAGCCCGTAGAGCCGCAGCTTCTCCTCGATCGAGGCCGCTTCATGCACCCGCTGATGGAAATGCTCCAGGCGCCGCCGCTTGGCCGCTTTGCTCTTCGCCGTGGCGGAGGCCACGATGGGCGGGTAGAGCGAGTccgggggccccggggccccggaGAACTCTGCCTGCGAAAGCCAGCACCGGCCGTGCCGGATCAACCGCCACCCCCTGGAAGCCGCCATTTCGCAAGGCAGCGAGACAGCGAAAGGGCAACGCCTTGGGAACGCGAAAACATGATTGGCCGCTGGAAATCACGTGAACGAACCAACCTTCCAATCGCCAGGCTCCTGAGAGAAATAGCGCGCTGCCgggaaaaaaaaggggcaggGCCTTTCTCCGAGTCACGCCGCTGGAGTCTCCCAGGCACAGTGGCGTGGGTCATGCGCATGCGCCCTGCATTCCTCACCGCCATCTGGGGACGGAAACTACAGTTCCCGAAATGCACAGCGGGAGCCGGCCCGGAAGCGCCCGCCCGAGGGGCGCCCTGGCGCCGCTGGCGGGTGTGGAGGGCGCGGTGTGCGGCGGTGGCGTCCCGCCGAGCTCCTCTCTCACCTCCAGCCCGCCCCCGTGGCCCGCCGGGGCGAGGCGATCCGTGGGAGGTGTCGCGGGAGCTCGGGGATGACGCGTGGCCCCACTGCTGTCTGCACGGGCCCAGCGCACAGCCCTCCTGGCCAGCTCCGTCAGCCACTTGTTGCCTGACCGgctccctcagctcctggcttgctTTACACTGGGCAGCGGCAAAATCCGGTTACCCTTGTGGCCCAGCTTCTGCCCCTGTCCTGCGGTGGCTGATGGCCTGTGTGTGCAGGCAGCTCACTCGAGTGCTGCGAGCGTGTGGGTGAAACCCATGCCACGCTAAGCCTGCCATGGTCTGTGCAGCCTTGGCCTGCGAAGATACCTGTAATGCACCTGGGCTGCTGTGGGCTGTTGTAGCTGAAGAGGATCATCTCGATGACACATAGGCGTTGCTAATTAGCAACGAGACGATCTAATCCTGTCAATGCCATGCGCACCTGTACCAAAGGGTTATACTGTATGTGTCATGTTTCAGTTCTGGGAGTATCAGATACAGCTGTAGTCTTTCAAAGGTGGTTGGGAAGAGAAACCTCAGAAATCCTTGATACAATTAACAAATGATTGTTAATATAGGATGTATTAGTCACTGATTAAGCTAAGATATAAAATGGGCTTTTTGCAACATGTAATACGGCCTTTGTATTACTGAAGAGATTTGGCAGAGAAATGGATGTCTCTGAAGCTCCATCTTTATCCAGCTAATGAAAGACTTACCTGGTCACTGtcccttttttttctcagcattaGTCTATATTTCAGAAGGAGACCTACATGTTGGAATGGAATAATTAAGTTGCACAGACAATGAATCTTTACCCTCTTCCATTCAAGAAGATAAAGATTTTTGAACCAAAGTAATTTTCTACATATTCATCTTCAGGAGATAATTAGGCTCCTAAGCATTGAAAGATCATTCAATCTAAACGACAGAGATAAATTCTGTCTAAAATAAAAAGAGACTCTTTGAACCATTTTCTGTTTAGAACTTCTGTTGAGGACAAAATTTTATACAAACTAAGAATTATAGCAGAAATACAAGACAGTTTATTGACAAAATCTGAAAAAGCATGAATACGTATGATTCAGTCCAGGATAAATGGAACACAAGTCAGCCTCATTTTCTCTACATACATGAAAGTAAATAGAGAGGTGGTCTGTTCTGTTGCACTGTAGAAAAGACTGATTTTTACAGGCTAGTAGTTACCCACAGCACAAAGTATACACAGAAGTAAAAGCCTGTCAAAAACTGCAAAGTCTGTGAAGCTGGCTTTAATAAAAGGAATTCAACTATACTAAAATATGATTTATTATGACAGTTGTTTATGAAACTGGAAATAAGCTAAAATTGGCATGCTGACACTTCAAGGAGAAGTGGTACAGTTACTCTTTTTTTGAGATGGTTGGAAAAGTTGAGGGTAGTTCTCTTTGAGGGTCAGATAAAGTTTACTATTATTCTTACAAGTGATCtttcattagctttttttttactTGATTCCTCCCGGTATTTTGGGGAGATTTCTTTCTACATTTCAATGGCATTTCTATATTTCCTGAACTGTCTGAAGCATTTAGAATGACTGGGAGTCGGGAGGGAAATTATGAGGGGAGCTAGTATAGAAGGCATTTATATCACAGATAATCTACTCCCTTTCATTAGCTTTAGCCTAGCTTTCCACTTAATGGCAGGTCAGCACTGCAGTTGTCTGGGGGGGATCTTCAGAATACATGACAAAGATTGAAATAGAGGGTTTGGGATTGAGATTTTCAAATGATACAGAATTTAAAACCATTATTTTCTTCAGCAGGAAGTAAAATAACGAGTAGGTAAACAAAAGCTTTGCTTCAGTTAAGACTAACAGGAtatttataaaagacatttaaatgTCAAGTTTGCAAGTCAGTCAAATATCAGGCATTTAAGGGTATCcacttttgatttttaatttttaattcaacTACTCTCTTCACCATAAGGGAACAGAGATGAACGAGTCAAAGTGGGATGGCCATATGAGTCTGAGGATTTTAAGTCTTCTTTTTCTCATAGGCATAAGATCCTCTCAGCAGTTCCAGACTTCTCTCTCCCTGGGAATGTAAATGAAATTTGACTCCTCCCTTGGAAAGGGCACTTGAATCAGAAGGGAAAAGAACCTTAGATTAGGTGACTGACCATATAGGGAGCAACCTCCCTCATCTTCCTCATCCCACATACTACAATTTCCATTTGCATCtggattactttttttccttgactCCCAAAGGACGCTGGCCAAATGTGGCCAAGATAAAGTTATTGAATCTATTCCCTTGTAATCACAGACACCCACACCATGAATTTATACAAACTCTTACATAAAATTACCACTACAGTTCTTAGGCTTTTTGTTCCTGCAACTCCTGTTTCAGTTTGGTGGTTAGAAATGTTCTTCTCATTTCATGCATAAATGTATTCATGGTCAATTTATATTGTGTTGTCCTTGTGCAAACATTATCCATTAGCTTAATTAGTTTTTTCCCTCTCCAGTGTTTGCCTTCTAAAATATTAATGGAGACCGGTCATATCACCTGTCAACCCTCATTTATAGAGACTAAACAAGCTCTTCCAACACAGACAGCTCTCTATTTCCCTGATCATTCTGACACTTTTCTTGCATTTCCTCCAGTTTTGCATTTGTCACAGAGAGATGTGACCAGACTGTACCCATTATTTCATACAAGGGGGCTGTATTGCACTGGGATTACTAACACTTTACCACCATTAGAAAAAACTTTCTTGTCATGTCCTCAAATCACAATTGCCTTCCTCACAGCCTTACAACATTGTGAACAATTTCTTTATAGGATAGATTTTAAACCTTCAAGAAGTTCAGTACAGAAACTTAACAGAAGTTATGAAGCATATGAAAGTTTAAAGGACTGATTTTATTCTCCCTGCTTTATTCAAAAGATTTGAATGTTTCCTGCACCCTGATACTTACTCTATAATTAGGTAAGAAGTGTCAGGAACTAGTGCTATGCTTTAACCTACACTTAAAATCCCTGAACTATCTACTGTTGCCCTGGTCACAGGCCAACTTTATTTGCTTGGTGTACAATGTAATATTACTTGTCTTGATTTAGGAACTGCAAGGGCTTGGACAAAAGGCCCCAGTAAACAGTGTGGTTGAAGTTATTGATGTGTTGCTGACACATGTCAGAGTTGCTTGCTCTGTGTAAGTTTTTAGTAACAATGTTATCCTACCATAGatctctgttttaaaaagaaCACTCACAGAGTTGAGAAAGTGTgtattttccttgttttcctttACTGAAGGAAACTCTCTACAATTTCTAAATTATACTAAGCCTCTAAACTCAAAGCATCTTCATGTTGGttaaataaatgcttaaaaagaTCCTGGATTAGCAAATTCATACCTTGCCTAAAATGCTTGATACAAATGGTAAAATGAATGCTGTAGCTTAGCTATAAACCTCTAAAGTAGAAACCAGAATGAAAATAGCATCTCAGTTCCAACTAGAAAGTCATTGGAGAGGATTAGTTAGAAGCCCAAAAGTAGATCTGAGACTGCTACAGTTCTAACCTACCCTATAGGGTTAATGTGGAAAttattctgtgtttctgaaaTTCGGAATTCAAAGTACATGCCAAGTGCACTCACTCAGAGATGAGATTGCATAGACACTAATTACTGGGCAGGCTCAATATCTCTTATATACAAGTATAGAAGCTgcttaaatgcaaaaaaatctcATTCACTATTCTCCGCTAGAAGTGCAGGCACAGCCCAAATAGGATCCCATGGATCACATAGTGAAGGCATATTTTATCCAAGACCCAGCAGAAGATGTGAGGTCCAGAGTCTGCTTCACATGGCCACAGTGTGGGAATCATGTCACCACCACATCTGCAGCTGCTGGGAAAGATTCAGTCTTCCCACCCACTGAGCCATTTCTTTCATGCCTGTGCCTTGGTGCTGGCACGTTCATTTTCTCAGGGAGCTGCAGCTTATTTTAGAAGGAAGAGACAGGAGATAACAGTGAGATTAAAGCCCTTCAAATTAGAAAGCCTCCAAAGAGAGCGGCAAGCCAGACATGGGTTTTGTCATAGATTCAGTAACAAAAGATATTGTCGTTTTAGATTCTAGAGCAGTGATGGCAAACCCTTGGCACATCTGAGTACATGCTGAGAGACaatgatttttcatttctctttggaAAGTTAGTTCAAAGATACAGCAAAAATAGATTAGAAATCAGTTCTGAAAAAGTGtctataaaatgcaaaatctgttcAGTGGGAGTAAAGAGGTCTAAAGAACGCAGGAGTAGAGTCTGGCCTTTTCAAATACATGCAAATTATTTGCTCTTCCTTTGGTATATAAGCACACACAAGCACATTGGCCTTGAGATTATTTCCTGTTTGCTGCCTTCATGTTTATGCAGTGTGAGTATGTGTCTTCTGACCTATACATCTTGCAAGAATGAAAATAGtctaacagagcattttgaagACCTTTTAAGCTTTAATTCCCTGCCTGGCCATACGTTTTGTTTGTGACTTAGGGCGTGATCCACAAAAGAACTTCAGTGAGCAAATCTGCTTCGCTAGTCACCTAAAACTCTTACCTCTATCTGaatgggactcaaacccacctaTTTATT contains:
- the MRPS30 gene encoding large ribosomal subunit protein mL65, which encodes MAASRGWRLIRHGRCWLSQAEFSGAPGPPDSLYPPIVASATAKSKAAKRRRLEHFHQRVHEAASIEEKLRLYGLLQRPKYMVYPQTFAINADRWYQSFTKTVFVPGLPPRAAPEAARAPEPGAAAPEPAAGAAARAPGAAAPEAAAEAAPDLDLDELRSLACDALLQESFYQNKKRPFLYRDQDHTPGPFLTQLISSLAALLCGRNPLLAASSLDLNPEVNYYWHHGEEVVVHGHRKGRVDPVRFQIDDHPHLQIRVPKQLPEVVPLESDLGDVPVIDHKPSKLPLFKKQYENKVFIGSKVADPCCYGHTQFHLIPDKLKRQRFLEANLEDQIEVAYRANGIASLFAWTAAQAMYQGFWNEADVTRPFVSQAVVTDGKYFALFCYQLNTLALTVETIQNNPRKNICWGTDSEPLYDVVEDGDVKGFNDEILLQLVQFLLNRPKEL